A genomic region of Colletotrichum destructivum chromosome 1, complete sequence contains the following coding sequences:
- a CDS encoding Putative FAD-binding domain, PCMH-type, FAD-binding, type PCMH, subdomain 2 has protein sequence MVFKALGCGLGWFLGLVPLVSALPEKTNGSPLVGSKPCGLLADAGLGGQLFFQSDGEYNKTLETYYGGESKDLRPHCILKPETVEQVTTAIKTLNTPQAGKCWNVAIRAGGHSNFPASNTASGVTIDLVRLNTLNLNDNGTVSIGSGNRWGDVYRYLEPRGIMVAGGRESTVGVSGLLLGGGLSWYSGYIGFAVDSAAAFEVVLADGSVVRAASDENPDLFRALKGGGGNFGLVTKYELRHFPSHNIFGGITIFPYTEKDAIMRKFVEMVDGNANGHPDDSGFAAAAWGPASGKIMSFIVVNTEGRSNTTAFAGLEDLSPLVDMRADLPVTGIAAQITSTSGQYQVWSTLTYRNTPDMGRKILSSFEAVIDDVEPLIDVNEELRIIYLLTPLPASTSSYGDNVLGLNKIHTKSSVIFSVQAILPSTRYRDLLKRRFDEAVADIKTYAKETGQLLPYLYLNYAGPDQDPLAAYGEENIRFMEEVAAKYDPGGFFQYGVQGGFKLAHLR, from the exons ATGGTTTTTAAAGCGCTGGGCTGTGGCCTGGGTTGGTTTCTGGGTCTCGTCCCTCTGGTGTCCGCCCTTCCGGAGAAGACGAATGGTAGTCCTCTCGTGGGATCCAAGCCG TGCGGACTTCTTGCCGATGCCGGTCTCGGCGGTCAGCTGTTCTTCCAGAGTGACGGCGAGTATAACAAGACTCTCGAGACCTATTACGGCGGCGAAAGCAAGGACCTGAGACCCCACTGCATCTTGAAGCCGGAGACGGTAGAACAGGTTACCACCGCCATCAAGACTCTCAACACACCCCAAGCTGGCAAATGCTGGAACGTGGCCATCCGTGCAGGCGGACACTCGAACTTCCCCGCCAGCAACACCGCCTCTGGCGTGACCATTGACCTCGTCAGGCTGAACACTCTGAATCTCAAT GATAATGGAACAGTCTCGATTGGTTCTGGAAACAGGTGGGGAGATGTGTATCGATATCTCGAGCCCCGAGGTATCATGGTAGCTGGTGGACGCGAGAGCACCGTCGGAGTCAGCGGtctgcttctcggcggcg GATTGTCGTGGTACTCTGGCTACATCGGCTTCGCTGTTGATAGCGCTGCCGCTTTCGAG GTTGTTTTGgccgacggcagcgtcgtcaGGGCGGCTAGCGACGAAAACCCAGATCTCTTCAGAGCTCTAAAGGGTGGCGGGGGCAACTTCGGGCTCGTTACAAAGTACGAGCTGAGACACTTCCCCTCGCACAACATATTCGGAGGTATCACGATCTTCCCTTACACTGAAAAGGACGCGATCATGCGCAAGTTTGTTGAGATGGTTGACGGCAACGCGAACGGTCACCCGGACGATTCGGGCTTCGCGGCTGCTGCGTGGGGCCCGGCCAGCGGAAAGATAATGTCGTTCATCGTGGTCAATACCGAAGGACGGTCCAACACCACCGCTTTCGCCGGGCTCGAGGACCTGTCGCCTCTTGTCGATATGCGGGCCGACCTCCCGGTCACCGGCATCGCGGCTCAGATCACGTCCACATCCGGCCAATACCAAGTCTGGAGCACGTTGACGTATCGCAACACGCCCGACATGGGCCGGAAGATCCTCTCGTCCTTCGAAGCCGTGATCGATGACGTCGAGCCCCTGATCGACGTCAACGAGGAACTTCGCATCATCTATCTGCTGACGCCGCTCCCCGCCTCGACTTCCAGTTACGGCGACAACGTCCTCGGGCTTAACAAGATCCACACGAAGAGTTCGGTCATCTTCAGCGTCCAGGCTATTCTTCCGAGTACCAGGTACCGAGATCTCCTGAAGCGAAGGttcgacgaggccgttgCCGATATCAAGACGTACGCCAAGGAGACGGGCCAGCTGTTGCCGTACCTGTACTTGAACTACGCCGGTCCCGATCAAGATCCTCTTGCCGCATACGGAGAGGAGAACATCCGCTTCATGGAGGAAGTTGCTGCAAAGTATGATCCGGGGGGGTTCTTCCAGTACGGTGTGCAGGGCGGTTTCAAACTGGCGCATCTTCGATAG